DNA from Halorarum salinum:
CGGCGCCCAGCACGGCGTTGACGTCGGTGGACTCCTCGACGAGCACCTCGTGTCGTTTCAGCTCGCGCTCGTGTTCCCGGCGCTCCATGGCGTGGTACAGCGACCGGACCAGCAGGTCGCTGTTGATCTCGTCCTTCACGAGGTACTCGTCGGCCCCCTCCCGGAGCGCGCGACGCCCGACCGACCGATCGCTGACGCCCGTGAGCACGACCACCGGCACGTCGGTCGCCTCCGCCGCGGTCGTGAGCGTCTCGATCCCCTCGCTGTCGGGCAGGTTGAGGTCGAGCAACACCACGTCGATCGCCCCCTCGCGGAGCCGTTCCAGCCCGTCCGCGAGCCTGGTCTCGTGGACGAGTTCCGGGGCCACCTCCTCGCTTCTGGCGCCGAGCCCGCCGTCGTTCCCGGACGCGGTCGGTCCGCCGGTCCCCGCCGTGCTCGCTCCGAGGCTCCCCGGCGTGGTTTCCCCGTAGCTCCGCCCGGCGGTGGCTTCGTGTCCCCGCCGGACGGCGTCCTCGTTGCTCATCACCCGCGCGGAGAGTTCGGACGCCTCCCGGAGCAGTTCCTCGATGTACCGGGCGTCCCCCGGGTTGTCCTCGACGAGCAGCACCGTCAGACGGTGGGTTCCGGACATGATCACTCCGAGGTGGGCGGAAGCCGGACTAGCGTGAACCAGAAGTCCTCGAACGACCGGACGAGGTCGACGAACTCGTCCGGGCTGATCGGCTTCGTGAGGTAGGCGTTCGTGTGCAGTTCGTAGCTCCTGACGACGTCCTCCTCCGCCTCGGAACTCGTCAGGACGATCACCGGGATCGACGTCAGGTCGGGGGCGTCCCGGATCTCCTCCAGCACCTCCAGGCCGTCGACCTTCGGGAGGTTCAGGTCCAGTAGCACGAGCGCGGGGCGCGGGGCCGACTCGTGGTCGCCCCGCCGGTGCAGGAAGTCCAGCGCCTCAGCGCCGTCGGTGGCGACGTGCAGGGTGTTGTTGAGGCGGGCCTCGGCGAACGCCTCCTCCGTGAGCCGAACGTCGCCGGGGTTGTCCTCGACGAGCAGGATGTCGATCGGCTCGCCGTCGAGCGAGTCGCTCACGGACGCCCCTCGTCACGGTTCGCGGTCCCGGGACGTCCCCCCGCCGCCCTCGCGGGGCGCCGCGCCGCCGGGCGTCCCGCTCGACGCCCCGCGGGCTCAGTCGGCCGCCGCGTCGTCGCCATCCGACCCGTGCTATCGGTCATCGCCACCATCGTATGGGATAGTGAAGTAAAAGCACGACCCTTCACCCACCGTCGACTCGACCCAGATGCGGCCGCCGTGCCGCTCGACGATCCGCTCACAGAGCGCGAGCCCGATCCCCGTTCCCGGGTACTCCTCCCGGGTGTGGAGCCGGTCGAACACGTCGAAGATGCGGTCGGCCTGCACGGGGTCGATGCCGATGCCGTTGTCAGACACCCGGAACCGCCACGCGCCGTCCCGCCGCTCGGCGTCGACCTCGATCCGGGGCGGCTCCTCGCCACGGTACTTGAGCGCGTTCGAGACCAGGTTCTGGAACACCTGCTCGAGTTGCTTGTCGTCGGCCGTGACCGTCGGGAGGTCCCCGCGGACGACCTCGGCGTCCTCCTCCTCGATCTTGAGCCGGAGCCCCCCGAGCACGCGGTCGAACACCGCCCCGCTGTCGGTCGGCTCGAACGGCTCGGCCTTCGTGTCCACCCGCGAGTACGAGAGGAGGTCGTCGATCATCTCCCGCATCCGCTCGGCCCCGTCGACGGCGTAGTCGATGAACTCGCGGGCGTCGTCGTCGAGTTCGTCCCGGTACCGCCGCTCCAGCAACTGGAGGTAGCTCGAGACCATCCGCAGCGGCTCCTGCAGGTCGTGGGAGGCGATGTAGGCGAACTGTTCGAGCCGCTCGTTCGACGTCCGCAGTTCCTCCACCGTCTCGTTGAGCCGCTCCTCGTACTCGGTCCGCTCGATCGCCGTCGTCAGGACGTTCGCCACGCTCCTAACGAAGCTGACCTCGTTGGGGGTGAACTCGCGTCGGTCCGCGTCGTGGGTGCCGAGCACGCCCCACGGGTCGTCCGGCGGGCCGACGACCGTGCTGATGCCGGCCGAGACGTCGTGGTCGGTCGGCAGCGCAGGGCCGTCGAACCGCGACTCGGTCGCGAGGTCCTCGACGACCACCGGCGTCGTCGAGTCCAGCGTGAACCCCGCCTGCGAGTCGGGGTCGACCTCGACGGTCGCCTCGCCGACGACCCCCTCCCGCAAGCCGACGCCCGAGCGCACCAGCAGTTCGTCGTCCGCCCGGCGTTCGCAGATCGCCGCACAGTCGGTTCCGAGCGTGTCCGCGACCGCCCGGACCGCCTCGTCGAACAGGTCGTCGACGGAGGGGGACCCGAGCGCCCGCTGACCGAACTCCGCGACGACGTCCTGCTGGCGCGCGCGCGTCTCCAGTTCCCGCTCGTACGCCTTCCGCTCGGTCAGGTCGCGGACGACGCCGACCGAGCCCCGGAACCCGTCCCCGTCCGACGGGAGCACGGTGAACTTGCTCTCGGCCGGAACCCGCCCGCCGCCGGCGGTCAGCACGTCGGCCTCGAGGGTCGCGCTGCCGCGGCCCCCGCCGGCCAGTTCCCCCGTGAGGTCGGCGACGACCGACGAGACCTCCTCCCCCACCGTCAGCGAGCAGTGCTCGCCGGCGAGTTCCGCCTTCGAACGTCCGGCCATCTCCGCGTACGCGTCGTTCACCTCGGCGAAGCGGAACTCCGAGTCGAGGACGAACACGCCGTCGTCGACGGTGGCGAAGACGGTCTCGTACCGCTCGAGCGCCTGTTCGCGCTCCTTCCGCTCCGTGATGTCGACGAGGACGGTCTGTGCGGCCGGCTCCCCGTCGTCGGTGATCGGCAGGCTCGTGACGAGCACGTGCTTCACCGCGCCGTCGGCGGTGACGAGCCGCGTCTCGTTCGGCCGGACCGGCTCCCGGTCCTCCAGCATCTGCCGGATCCGTCGGGCCGCCTCCTCGCGCTCCTCGGGGTGGATGAACTCGACGGCCGACCGCCCGTGCAGTTCCTCGGGGTCGTCCACGCCGGCGAGCTCCGCCGTCGCGGGGTTCGCGAACCCGACGTCGCCGTCCGCGTC
Protein-coding regions in this window:
- a CDS encoding response regulator, whose protein sequence is MSDSLDGEPIDILLVEDNPGDVRLTEEAFAEARLNNTLHVATDGAEALDFLHRRGDHESAPRPALVLLDLNLPKVDGLEVLEEIRDAPDLTSIPVIVLTSSEAEEDVVRSYELHTNAYLTKPISPDEFVDLVRSFEDFWFTLVRLPPTSE